A single Cannabis sativa cultivar Pink pepper isolate KNU-18-1 chromosome 7, ASM2916894v1, whole genome shotgun sequence DNA region contains:
- the LOC115697117 gene encoding non-specific lipid-transfer protein 1-like, which yields MGGSIFVVMKLVIWLLLVVAMPLSHALTCGQVATGIKPCINYLKTGGALPPQCCDGIRSLNNEAKTTVDRKAVCNCLKSAAKSITGINLNIAAGLPGKCGVNVPYKISPSTDCNNVQ from the exons ATGGGAGGATCCATCTTTGTAGTTATGAAGCTAGTTATTTGGTTGTTATTGGTTGTGGCCATGCCATTGAGCCATGCCTTAACCTGTGGCCAAGTGGCCACAGGTATCAAACCGTGCATAAACTATCTTAAGACAGGTGGGGCTTTACCGCCGCAATGCTGCGACGGTATTCGATCACTGAACAATGAGGCCAAGACCACTGTTGACCGAAAGGCAGTTTGCAATTGCCTAAAGTCGGCTGCCAAGAGCATAACCGGGATCAACCTGAACATCGCCGCTGGACTTCCTGGCAAGTGTGGTGTCAACGTGCCTTACAAGATTAGCCCTTCTACTGATTGCAATAA TGTGCAATGA